ACCTGCCATCGCTGCAAGTAGAGCGCACCGTCACATAAGACATGTGatgtcatggcattgttcatgaaGTTGCATCCCCATGACAAAGTGCTATTTGGCTTTAGGGCATCGTATGGAATATATGAACACAATATTTTCGTCCTCGTAGGTAATATGTTAGTATAACAACTACTCAGGAACATGTGTTAATCAAAATATTGATGTCATGATGTTTGTTTCATCcgtttacatgtattttattttcctaTAAATGAAGTCAGATGTCAGATCATAGAATTAAGTTGAGAAACAAATGTCCAATTTCAGGGAATGAGTACCCAGCCATTGTGGAGTTCTCTCCTTTCCAGAAGGTTCCCAAGAAGAAGGTGAAAAAGCCAGACACCAAGAAAGGGACTATAGAACAAGGTTGGTGTTGAATACTTCAAGAAATATGTCTTGAGATATGCTTGTGCCTTAGcccaaaaatagataagagTATTTGAGTGAAAAATTTTCAGAAATGGTTCTCCCATATGTTCTCTCTTGGTCCCTGCAGACTCAGACTACCAGAAGTTTTTGGAAAGTCTACAGAACCCCGAATCTGAACCAGCTGCAACCATTGACTCATACCTGGAGGAGATTGAGCAGAGAGAGAAGGAGATGAAaggtgtgtttacactttcagctTCCTGAGTGATGGAGTAGCACAGTGGTGAAATGTTTCCTTGTATTGttgaagacttgggttcagttccccacatgggtacaatgtgtgaagcccattcctggtgtcccccaccatcacattgctgtaatatgaatattactaaaagcagcacaaaaccattctcactcattGACCAATATATTTTCAGCACTACATTTGTTGTTAAGCCTCAAGAATGCAATCTTTTGGAAACAGAGTCATTCTTTTGTTCACAGCAAACCATGGATGTCCTAAAACAACAACGCCACTGATTGAGTTCCTCAAGAGGAGAAGAGAGGAGAAGAAAGTGGCAATCCAGGTggatatttgatgatattttcaaGTTGAGACAAATCAAGGTGCTCATAATTGTTGCACCTGTGTAGAAACATTTATGCACTTTTACTGTCATGGTTTGTCCTGGTTCTGTTGTGCTagcccattcgtaactactcgtgtcattccggcaagccggatgaCATCTCATAcccctctcgtggccatgtttatGACTGGGCCCTGTCTAAGTGTAAATGGGCATGGAGATGAAAATTATCTAGTActattatcaaggaaagataactctgaatttcatggctctgagtgagtgagtgagtttagttttacgccgcactcagcaatattacagctatatggcagcggtctgtaaataatcgagtctggaccagacaatccagtgatcaacaacatgagcatcgatctgcgcaattgggaaccgatgacacgcgtcaaccaagtcagcgagcctgatcacccgatcccgttagtcgcctcttacgacaagctgagtcgccttttatggcaagcatgggttgctgaaggcctattctaccccgggaccttcacgggtcttcatgGCTCTGAGAATATACAACATCCCTTGGACAAAGCAGCAAAACGGTCACTACTTTTGCATATATGTTttagtgttgaaagttgttcatccttaagctcaaagtttatgttcaaattgtgcttggtatagtttagcgaagtttcaaagttcaacagTTCCGCCATTTTCATGGTTTGAAATACGTTTTACTACGTGCAATTTGATTTGTTTGCCatgattcttggcaatgatgGCATACAAGAGGGGTACGAGTCTTTTTGAAGGTCACAGAGAGAGATGAGTAGTTACAAATGGTGCTAGCCCTCTTAGATGCAGTTCATCATGGATACCCCCTGTTGGACTCAACATGAGTCAACCAGTCCTTGTCTTACACCATACATGTCAAGCCACAGGTGGCTACCTCTAATGAGATAATGTGAACATTTGTGGTGCATGGTGTTATTTTGCTGTAGAAGATGCGTGAGGAGAGGAAGAGGCGTGAATTGGAGCGGAGACGAGCGAAGGAGGATGAAAAGAGGAAGAGAAGAGAGAAGGAGAAACTGATACGAGAGAAGGAGAAGATGAGGGAGAAGGATGTGAAGGACAAAGACAAGGATAGGGACAAGGAGAAGGACTCAAAGAAAGATGACCAGCCAGTGAAGGTGGGTGTTGTGTGTGGTCAGTTGGCCAGGCAGTCTAGTTTGCTGGCTCTGGTTGGGTTGGCTCATGTAGGCACAGCATATATGTAGGTACTGAGCACTGAATCTTAGTATCTTCCTGATACAGAACTTTCTTACATGATTTAGTAGTGTTTGCCATAATGAAGAATTGAATCTTGAGTCTCACACATTATACATTTATATGTATGTGTTAGGGGGCGAAGTGGGTGAGCTgactaaagcgccaggctagggGTCCAGCGAGGTTTGAGGTCTTGGAATCGAGCCCAACTGTGAATGGGTGTAGAAAACCATGGAGTcagttttgtgtgcagactctttccatgttgtcacaacccccagtgggcagtacacaaccccatGCAGTTAAAAGAATCCACAAATATATtggcatatgaccagatggtggccacatgaatatgtgcaaacacccagttgcgggtacagcaacgtgcagtaaacttggacaaagcactgtgactatgtgtcccagtccacccagctgtgagtGGGTACCTCATAGTCAtaaggatgagagagccacagtAAACTCAGtgtgcctagtggcagcaagagttgtatactcccaagggagGTGAGGTTGATAATACGACATGATAGTGAGGTTGACATCCATTGATTGAGGAAAACAAATATGAGTGCCTTGAGGAaacaatagttgcatggatgtGTATGCTATAGGCATTCTATAATAAAATAATGATAAGAATATTTATTGTAAACTGTGTAACAGTATTAGTTCTGTCTGTCAGGGGGACTCCACAGAATTAGGCCGAATGTCAAGTTGGGGCACGAGCTTGGCAGCTAAGCATGTTTGCATTCTTGCCCATTCTTGTGTCCCTAGACAACTACAAAAAATACTGTGACGTCTGTGTCATGTTGCAGTTGCTTAAAAACCCTGAGCGAGAGAAGGACAAGGAACCTGCAAAACCAAAGGATGAGAAACCAACAGGCAGGGAAAACCTGAGGTTCTCAAAGGAaaacagagaaagagagaaagccAAGAATGAGAAAAGAGATGAAAGACCTAAGTCTGGGGGAAGTCGAGGTGGGGAGAAGGGGAGGCAGGGAAGGGAGGATAAGTACAGCGAAAAATCTGGGGATAAATATGACAAGTACGAGAAGTCACGGCCTAACAGAGAGGATCGTGGGGACAAGTCAAGATCTTACAGAGATGACCGTCCGCCTGACCGACCCCGGTCTGCGAGGAATGACCGTGACAGAGACAGGGATCGTGACAGGATGAGGTATATGTGAATGTCTTGTCTCAGGATGTTTCTTGGCAGAAAAGCCATTGcatgaatcagtgagtgaatcTGTTAGCATGTTACCTGAAGGGTTTAGGCACAGATGTATCAGGATGAATTCACTGATAGTTATCACTAGATCATTATGCTGACAGGCCCCAATTTTGTCCAATAGTTGTAtgtagtaatgagtgagtgagtgagtttagttttactccacgttcagcaatattccagctatatggtagtagtctgtaaatatttgagtcagtaccagacaatcctgtgatcagcaGCTTGatcatcaatctatgcaactggggtacgatgacgtgtcaaccaagtcagtgagtctgaccacccagtccctttagtcgcctcttaaagCAAGCATGAATTAATGACGATCAATTCTGAGTTGGGTTTTTACGGGTATGTAGTTGTGAATGAGCTGGGTTTTCAAttctgcttttaacaatattccagttctatGACACCATTACAGATCAGGGTAGGAGTAATACCCAAACTGTCTCAGAACTGTGGTCTGTTGTCTTAAACAACCTTTGCTGAGATCAACCTTATATACTAAagttagagttacgatcaccttaagaaaaagatatgccagttgcacaaaacaaccgtAGGGCAACCTAAATTTGGACTCCATTCTTATCTGTACACTCCTCCTTCCTCAAACTTCTCTCAATCTCATTGTATAAAATAATAGCTTTCCCCTCCCAACCTTTGAGACGCTAAGGCTGGGTCAGATCAACCTTAGTTATCAACCttaacttaaggttaaccttagttaaggttgtttCATGCAAAAggaggctaaccttagtaaaaGTCTAAAGTAGTAATCTTAAATTGTCCTCCAAATTATACCAACATAATTATCTATTTCAGAGATGAACGTCCCAAGTCTGGGGGCTATGGGAGAAAACAGGATGGATACTACGACCGTGATGAGAGACCATCCCGTGGTAACCATGACGACAGGAAAAAAAGTGAGCGCTATGATGACAGGCCAAGATCCAGTGGTTCCAACACTGACAATAAACGAAAACAAGACAGTGCACAAAAGTAAGGGTGTTACTTAGAGTGGGAATACTTTACTTTGCAGTGAAAACCTTTGTGCAGGCAGACCAGTGGTTGATGAAATGAGCGTACAGTTACCACACTTAGAAGTGTTAGATGTCAGTGTAAGTACACCCTTTGTCTCTGGTGTGCGTCTGTTCTAATACTTGGAGAATGTTGAATCTCAGTAAAGATAATGTCAGTACTTTTCGTAACCCTCagctactgagtctaacaaaaccggGTAAGAGATCGTGTCAGGTTACCTTTGAGATTGATCAGTCAGAGCAAAACTTACCAGATTGCGAAAGtagacatttgcacataccttttgaacatttCTTTTTGAAAGGTCTGTACCCAAATGAATCCAAATGCTGTTTTCCATATGATCGCCAACGGGTATTGCACATTGAGCACGCTACAATACTGTCCACAGTGATTAAATGGTTGCTGGAACtagcgtttttgtcaatattcaaggatgtcagcttgcggaaatattacaGCCATAAGCATATATGCTGCAGGTCTGATACCTGCCTTttttatgcagattttcttTATCGAGGGATCAGTATCAGCGACTAATGAATTTTTCAATCCTAAACaatagccattgtctgattggttaaatctgttcggTCTTCTCACttttgactggacggtcataggtcacgtaaaggttacctgatgcgacctcctaccaggttttgttagactcagtagtggagcgtaaggaaaagtactgacactaagtttacttagactaggAGAATATAATGCAGCATATTCAACATTTCTCAAATCTTTTCGTTGACTTGTCATAATGAGATCACAGTTAACACTAAAGCTGTTACGATTTACTCACTCAATCGGTGAATTGAAGTGTAGCCCTTTatgaattcaattcattattCATGGTCACCAGAATCAAATTTATAATTTTTTAAGGGAGCATGATTTACTTGAACCCCTTTACTTGAAGTCCTTTTTcaaagtgagatatgcaagaCCAGAATATGTCCTAGCTTAGCGGTGGTGCATGTCATGTTAGTTTGTCAAGGCTGTGCATGGTACTTTCAACTATAACTGTTTACATACCAAATTTGTTAAAGACCCTACATTCTCCCAGGAAATAACGTGAGCAGACATGTACCATTTCCAATCATTTTCAGTGCAGCTGGGGGCCTAATGGAGAAAGGGtccgctcatcatgctgaagacccgggttcaattccccacatgggtacaatgtgtgaagcccattttctggtgtcccatgccgtgatattgctggaacattcatgattaaagcagtgtaaaaccatactcactcattcactcctgtTACTTTCATTGAGGCGAGACCCATGAAggcggggtagaaaaggtcttcagcaatcgaTAAAAGGCCACtgtgcttgccgtaaaaggtaacaggatcggatggtgagacttgctggcttggttgactcatgtcatcggttctcagttgcacagatcaatgctcatgttgatgagCACTGATCCGAGTGATCCAACTCTCCACTGGGAAAATGTACACCATGCTCCCTTATTAATAGCAATAATTTCTCCCCACAGTCATACGTACGTTACAACAGTACACCAAAACGATGTAATATAGATGGTTTCTACATTTGGAACTATTCACATGAATTCACTATCTGAATGagtcttgtgagtgagtgagttgagttttatgctccACTGAATATACCATTTACATGGCGGTAGTCtgtgagtcttgaccagacagtccagtaatcaacatcatgagcaccaatctacataactgggataGGATGTatttaccaagtcagcgagtctgacctcccaatcctgttagtcgcctcttttgacaaaCATCAGTCTAACTCGGACCTAACTCTATTTTAACTCATATCTTCATAGGTTGAATTTGGAGATAAActtcatgtgttggccaatctccaggtgttattgagtatatGAAGCAGGGGAAAACATCTGGAACCAACAGcatcagccggaggtttcaaatgaaatattcctgtttacatcgagtacaaGTAcaacagtgaagtgtcatcagctctCCGTTTCATCTGGTTCCCATggcagcatctggagttgctcatttgtgatgtcattctaAATTTATGTCACAATATTATTTGAATGACTTCACGACTGTTgataacacaacaaaacaattgtttgcaatgtttctacatgtcaatatgcagtgaataatcttgcagtttccgggaatcgaataccatttgatcagattacagaacaaaGTGACTTTTAATTTACAATGAGTTTTATCTTTCCTCTTATGTAAGAACTGAATGTTTATTTACAGGGAAGATAAAAAAGATGAAGGACGGGAGGAGAGGCCGAAATCTGGCAGTAAGAGCGGatcggaggagaaaaagaaacaGGAGACATCGCAGGAGTCAAGGTCAGTTGTGGAATATTATGTTGCAGCGTTAATAGTGATGGTCATAGTTAGAATGGATCCCAACAACTGATTCTGGTCAAAAGAGTTAgactggatggtcagacttCCTTAGTTGATCCTCGTCCGGTTATCCCAGTGGcagagatcaatgctcatgatttcTATCACTTGATTGTCCTGTGAAGACTTGGAGTATTTACAAATAGACAGAAATGGGTGAAGTATTACTGACTGGGGTTTGAGTCAACATACAAACCAAAACTTTCACACATGCATGAATGGTTGGCTCTTATAACCAAATCTCAGGATGAAAGCCATTCTGTGATACAGACGATTCGCACATCTTTGTGGCATGTACTTATTATTGGAGTATCAGAAATACTGCTTAAACAGAGAATGCTAAATGATGTCCTGTGTAAATTactgtaataccatatttatgaaacaagtgaTGTGATATCACTCAAAAAGTGTTTTGATATCTAACtggtttcataaatatggtattacatgggACATCCTTTTGTATTCTCTATTCTGTAATACCACTAGCTAAATAATGTTGAGCAAAGTACTTCTTCTTTCAACAAGTGTGATGATTCTCACTAGTCTCAGCTTTCCGTAAGTCAAGTATGATCCTATGCTATTCtgacagaggtattagcattgtgacctCATAACTGTAAATCACTTTACAGGACAactttttatggatagcaacttcttgagtttattttcacgatgTTTCGGGGCTAATCCTAGCCCCCTCCTCAGGTTTAGCTGAAATGAACAGTAAGGCTTTatcccctggatgccacagggagatatatgtccttcctctacatccctcactttgaagtccaataaaattctaaatataccatgcatatataaatacttcacagttttgaattctgcggaaaattcttTGTtgcttgataccatccactattatctcagaccaagctaaagtgcttaaaattacctttcaaaataggcttcatcgtaaatgtcgtcatttttcaaactgtacaaaatcaagattcacagcgttatttgcagtatgttttgaaatgtgaaaatcggataattactgggagtaatgaatttcagaaACAGCATatcaatgatcactgatatcaagttttcatgtaaccagtaatgataattctgaaatgtCGCCAATGAACCCAGAAtgggttgggatgttttcgaaaatgcaCTTAAACGAatgccgaagtgcgctttccgccatattggttagtgtttacaaaatca
This genomic stretch from Haliotis asinina isolate JCU_RB_2024 chromosome 4, JCU_Hal_asi_v2, whole genome shotgun sequence harbors:
- the LOC137281768 gene encoding regulator of nonsense transcripts 3B-like isoform X2 — its product is MTHDRSETKSSKLSEKRSSDERRGKDRESPPTKVVIRRLPPSLTPEVFLEQVSPLPKYDFFYFVKADMSLGQFSFTRAYINFQNAEEMYTFRDKFDGYIFIDSKGNEYPAIVEFSPFQKVPKKKVKKPDTKKGTIEQDSDYQKFLESLQNPESEPAATIDSYLEEIEQREKEMKANHGCPKTTTPLIEFLKRRREEKKVAIQMREERKRRELERRRAKEDEKRKRREKEKLIREKEKMREKDVKDKDKDRDKEKDSKKDDQPVKLLKNPEREKDKEPAKPKDEKPTGRENLRFSKENREREKAKNEKRDERPKSGGSRGGEKGRQGREDKYSEKSGDKYDKYEKSRPNREDRGDKSRSYRDDRPPDRPRSARNDRDRDRDRDRMRDERPKSGGYGRKQDGYYDRDERPSRGNHDDRKKSERYDDRPRSSGSNTDNKRKQDSAQKEDKKDEGREERPKSGSKSGSEEKKKQETSQESSSKKEGEATRPERERHKVDSKSGEKCNEDPKDVKIDDKRKDDNRSSSSISRGEQSEKSGQEGLGDGDEKKRRRRDRPERQIYVPRRALERQKQEATKDGKEGQGDKGQSAEKNDSEKGQG
- the LOC137281768 gene encoding regulator of nonsense transcripts 3B-like isoform X3: MTHDRSETKSSKLSEKRSSDERRGKDRESPPTKVVIRRLPPSLTPEVFLEQVSPLPKYDFFYFVKADMSLGQFSFTRAYINFQNAEEMYTFRDKFDGYIFIDSKGNEYPAIVEFSPFQKVPKKKVKKPDTKKGTIEQDSDYQKFLESLQNPESEPAATIDSYLEEIEQREKEMKANHGCPKTTTPLIEFLKRRREEKKVAIQKMREERKRRELERRRAKEDEKRKRREKEKLIREKEKMREKDVKDKDKDRDKEKDSKKDDQPVKLLKNPEREKDKEPAKPKDEKPTGRENLRFSKENREREKAKNEKRDERPKSGGSRGGEKGRQGREDKYSEKSGDKYDKYEKSRPNREDRGDKSRSYRDDRPPDRPRSARNDRDRDRDRDRMRDERPKSGGYGRKQDGYYDRDERPSRGNHDDRKKSERYDDRPRSSGSNTDNKRKQDSAQKEDKKDEGREERPKSGSKSGSEEKKKQETSQESSKKEGEATRPERERHKVDSKSGEKCNEDPKDVKIDDKRKDDNRSSSSISRGEQSEKSGQEGLGDGDEKKRRRRDRPERQIYVPRRALERQKQEATKDGKEGQGDKGQSAEKNDSEKGQG
- the LOC137281768 gene encoding regulator of nonsense transcripts 3B-like isoform X5; this translates as MTHDRSETKSSKLSEKRSSDERRGKDRESPPTKVVIRRLPPSLTPEVFLEQVSPLPKYDFFYFVKADMSLGQFSFTRAYINFQNAEEMYTFRDKFDGYIFIDSKGNEYPAIVEFSPFQKVPKKKVKKPDTKKGTIEQDSDYQKFLESLQNPESEPAATIDSYLEEIEQREKEMKANHGCPKTTTPLIEFLKRRREEKKVAIQKMREERKRRELERRRAKEDEKRKRREKEKLIREKEKMREKDVKDKDKDRDKEKDSKKDDQPVKLLKNPEREKDKEPAKPKDEKPTGRENLRFSKENREREKAKNEKRDERPKSGGSRGGEKGRQGREDKYSEKSGDKYDKYEKSRPNREDRGDKSRSYRDDRPPDRPRSARNDRDRDRDRDRMRDERPKSGGYGRKQDGYYDRDERPSRGNHDDRKKSERYDDRPRSSGSNTDNKRKQDSAQKEDKKDEGREERPKSGSKSGSEEKKKQETSQESSKKEGEATRPERERHKDRPERQIYVPRRALERQKQEATKDGKEGQGDKGQSAEKNDSEKGQG
- the LOC137281768 gene encoding regulator of nonsense transcripts 3B-like isoform X4; protein product: MTHDRSETKSSKLSEKRSSDERRGKDRESPPTKVVIRRLPPSLTPEVFLEQVSPLPKYDFFYFVKADMSLGQFSFTRAYINFQNAEEMYTFRDKFDGYIFIDSKGNEYPAIVEFSPFQKVPKKKVKKPDTKKGTIEQDSDYQKFLESLQNPESEPAATIDSYLEEIEQREKEMKANHGCPKTTTPLIEFLKRRREEKKVAIQKMREERKRRELERRRAKEDEKRKRREKEKLIREKEKMREKDVKDKDKDRDKEKDSKKDDQPVKLLKNPEREKDKEPAKPKDEKPTGRENLRFSKENREREKAKNEKRDERPKSGGSRGGEKGRQGREDKYSEKSGDKYDKYEKSRPNREDRGDKSRSYRDDRPPDRPRSARNDRDRDRDRDRMRDERPKSGGYGRKQDGYYDRDERPSRGNHDDRKKSERYDDRPRSSGSNTDNKRKQDSAQKEDKKDEGREERPKSGSKSGSEEKKKQETSQESSSKKEGEATRPERERHKDRPERQIYVPRRALERQKQEATKDGKEGQGDKGQSAEKNDSEKGQG
- the LOC137281768 gene encoding regulator of nonsense transcripts 3B-like isoform X1, coding for MTHDRSETKSSKLSEKRSSDERRGKDRESPPTKVVIRRLPPSLTPEVFLEQVSPLPKYDFFYFVKADMSLGQFSFTRAYINFQNAEEMYTFRDKFDGYIFIDSKGNEYPAIVEFSPFQKVPKKKVKKPDTKKGTIEQDSDYQKFLESLQNPESEPAATIDSYLEEIEQREKEMKANHGCPKTTTPLIEFLKRRREEKKVAIQKMREERKRRELERRRAKEDEKRKRREKEKLIREKEKMREKDVKDKDKDRDKEKDSKKDDQPVKLLKNPEREKDKEPAKPKDEKPTGRENLRFSKENREREKAKNEKRDERPKSGGSRGGEKGRQGREDKYSEKSGDKYDKYEKSRPNREDRGDKSRSYRDDRPPDRPRSARNDRDRDRDRDRMRDERPKSGGYGRKQDGYYDRDERPSRGNHDDRKKSERYDDRPRSSGSNTDNKRKQDSAQKEDKKDEGREERPKSGSKSGSEEKKKQETSQESSSKKEGEATRPERERHKVDSKSGEKCNEDPKDVKIDDKRKDDNRSSSSISRGEQSEKSGQEGLGDGDEKKRRRRDRPERQIYVPRRALERQKQEATKDGKEGQGDKGQSAEKNDSEKGQG